Below is a window of Tolypothrix bouteillei VB521301 DNA.
GGAATCCCAATTTTCCTTTTCTCGGGGTAAAAAGTTACCTCTCTCTAGGACTAAAATTTTCTTTCCACAAGATGCCAGTGCATTAGCCAAAGTTCCACCACCAGCACCCGTACCAATAATAATTACATCATAACGATTGTCGCTCATTGCTCCTCCATTGTCTCCCAATTCGCAATTAGCCCTCCCTTGTATCTCCTTACGGAGACGCTACTCGTTGCGAAGCTATGCCCGCAGGGCTATATGCCAGTTGCTCGCAGCGGGAAACCCCTCCCTTGTATCTCCTTACGGAGACGCTACGCGTTGCGAAGCTATGCCCTTAGGGCTATACGCCAGTTGCTTACGGCGGGAAACCCGCCTGCTTTCTCTGGTCTCACCATTAGCAATTAGCCATTAGCCATTAGCCATTAGCCATTAGCCATTAGCCATTAGCCATTAGCCATTAGCTAACAGCCAATCACTAACAGCTAATTGCTACCGATGATTCTCGTTACGCATTTGATTTTCTGCACAGGTTTGATTTAACTTTGTTAAACCAATCCATTGATAAATCCGATCGCCAAACTTTGGAAAAAGTTGTATGTTTGAAAACAAAAGCCTTGTCAAAATGCCATCAATTATGACTTCTCCTTGGTTTTGCTGGATCGCTCGAATAACTGCGATCGCAACATCATTTGGCTCTGAGACACGTGCTAAACTAGGTGCTGACAAGCCAAATTTAAGAAACATTCCTGCTTTTGTGTATCCCGGACATACCACTGAAACCCCAACATGAGTATTCGTTAATTCCTGGCGCATGGAGTCCGTCCACATAATTAATCCAGCTTTACTAGCAGAGTAAATACTGTTATAGGGGGCTCCTTTTTTACCAGAACCAGATGCAATATTTACGATATGACCGCTGTTTCGGTTTACCATATCTGGTAAGATTAACCGAGTTAACTCCATTGGTGTTAGTAAGTTAGTTGTCAATATCGAGCGGATATCATTCAAAGCATAATTTTGGAAAGGTCGGTATTTTTCTATTGCGGCATTGTTAATTAAAACATCGACCGGACCTGCTAGTTCATAAATTTGCTTGACTAAATCTGGTAGTCTTTCCAGATTGCTAATGTCAAAGGGTATACTTATCCCTTTACCACCTAAACTTTCAACTTCAGCGCATATTTGCTCCAAACTTTCCTGAGAACGAGAAATAGCTACTACGGTTGCCTTTTCTCTTGCCAAAGCACGGGCTATAAATACTCCAATACCACCGGATGCTCCAGTCAAGACGACTGTTTTACCTGCTATGGATTCCATAACTACCTACTTGTATTGTTTTTAATGTTTAACAAATGCTTGTATTAATTGTTCGTTTTTTTCTGTTCAACAGTAGCACTCTTGTAAAGACGTTTTGAATGAAAGCATCTCTACAAATCTTGCAGCACCAAAGGAAGTTAGAAATTAATTGCCAATTTAACTCAATCTTAATAATATCTTAGGTAATTTTAAGATTTTTTTAGTTTTTATATTTTGTTATTGACGTAACAATAACAGCCCTAAATTATTATTGAGAAACTCAATATCATAAGGAAACATCCTAATTTGGGAAAAATACGCTTGCGATTGAAATCACGCCAACACAAACGAAGTCAGCAAGGCAAGGACTCATTTAAAGCCTGCGTAGACAGGCTTCGTTTGTATAGCCGAGGCAGCGCGTTGCGGTGAATCCAGAGAAAGTAGGCGGGTTTCCCGCGCCCTGGGGATTGGTGAACCCGGAGGGGGGTTCCCCCCGTTGTTCGCGTAGCGTCTCCGTAAGGAGATAGCGCCTGCCGTCCAGAATTCCATTCTGAGGGCAATTGGTGCTCTTTAGGATGCTCCCGTGCAGGCAGACTTCAGATTAAGCTCATGTAAATGTACTTTGTTGGTCTGGCGCAATTTTCAATTATCTGGTCTTTTTCTTATCCTTATAAATGAGAAAAAATTACAATACAAATTATTCATTCAGTTACAAGGAAGGCAATTGTGCCTTGTTATGGAATATAGAATGTTAATCAGTTTGGTGTTTGATAAAAAATACTTGATTGTTTTAGCCAAGAAAATATACAATACAGTACATAAATGATGAGCAACAAATCTCTTCGTATTGCAATTTTTACAAGCTTGTATGCACCTTTTTTAACAGGAGTATCCATAGGCGTACATCAAAGAGTTCGTTGGTTGTTACAGCAAGGGCATCAAGTTTTTCTCATTCACCCTCAAATTAATAACCAGTACCCTGAGTATGTTGGCAATCGTCCCATGTCTGGGCTAGATGAGCTAGAACCTTTTCCCAATTTTTCTGCCTATGCATTTCCAACACAGCCACTCATATTTTACAAGTCTCTTCCGCAACCACTGCACTATCGGCACTGGAGCGATACAAAATTGCTTGAAGAGTTTAAACCAGATATTATAGTTGTGGAAGAAGCACCGCAATTAAGAGGGTTTTACTCACTTTATTTACAAGGTTACGGTCGCCCTATTGGAACTGAATATGCAAAGCGAACGGGAACTCCGATAATATCACTCTTCCATACCGATATCATTGCGTACATACGATATTATTTGGGCGATCGCGGATTCAACTTGATTCGTCCCATCCTTCCTTTTTTAGTGAAGCAGTTCAGCGAAATGTATGATGTCAATTTATTTCCTTCTCGAGAACAGCTTGCTAAATACCAGCAACTGAAATCCCAACGAAGTGAATATCTGCCCTTTCAAGGAATTGATTGTCAAAAATTCAATCCGGCAAACTTATGTTATGACCCTATTCCTGGCGATCGCAGACCTACTCTGCTTTTTGTAGGACGCATTACTGCAGAAAAAAATATTTTCCAGCTTTTACAAGCTTATCCAATAATTGCTAATAAAATTCCTGATGTCCATTTGATTGTTGTTGGGAGAGGACCCCAAGATGAAGAATTTCGCAAGCAAGCAGAAAAGTTTAAAGCTGGTATAACTGTTTGGGGCGAATCTTATGGAACAGAACTTCTAGGCTTGTACGCTCGTGCAGATGTATTTGTCAACCCTTCAATCACGGAAAATTTTTGTACTGCAAATAATGAAGCATTAGCTTCTGGAACTCCTGTTGTGGCTGCTGTTGCACCCTCTACTTCAGAGCAAGTTATCAACGGTCACAATGGCTATTTAGCTGAACCTAACAACCCAACAGATTTTGCCCGTCAGGTCATTACAATTCTTGAAACTTCGGCTCTCAAGGAAGAAATGTCTCAAAATGCTCGCCTTTCAATACTTGAATTTGATTGGTCATCATGCATGGAGAAGTTTGAGAAAAAACTGTATGAGGTTGTAAAAAAATCAAAGAATTTGCTTTTAGTTAGTGGTTAGTGGTTAGTGGTTACAACCAAAAACCAACAACCAAAAACTAACATTCACTTAACACCTTGTCCGGATGCTTTTTGAATCTGTTGGGTAAAGTACTCTTCATCATACTTCAGCTGTTGAGCAATTTCTAACCCTTTCTTAAAGGCTTGGATTGCTTGCGGGTAATCTTTCCGTAGGATGTATATTTGCCCAATCTCGTCATAAGCAGTCATCAAACCATAAGAATTGGACGCTAACTGTTCAGCTTGTATCAAAATTTGGCTTGCTTGCAAAGCTTCTTCTACTTGTCCTTGCGAACGGTAAAGCGCAATTAATTTCCGCAAAATCTCTCCAGCACGAACATACTGCTGCAAGTCCCAAGCAGTCATATACGCTACTTGATAGTTCCTAAATGCTTCTTGCAATAAACCGGGATTGTCTTTTGCTAAGGCTTCGTAATCTGTAGCAATTTCTTGCTTCAAATCTGGTAACTGGGTAAAGTTATTTTCGCTTTGATAGATTTTTGCCAGCTGATTGCGTACTTTTAGTGAATTTTCCGGTTGTTTTGCTTGCTCGTAGATATATGCCAGCTGTTGCAAATATAATAACTCGTTTGTGCGATCGCCTCGAGCAGAAGCCATAGCGAGTAATTTTTCGTATGTTGCAGCGGCGGACGGATAATCAAACCAGCCCATGTGAATTAATCCGATTGTCTTTAGGGTATCAACTTCTGCCCCTGTATCTCCCTGCTGTCTTACTGATGTTAAAATTTGGTCGTAAACTACCAATGCTAACTTCGGAGAGCGTACTTGTTGGTAAGCTTGACCTAAAGCTTGTAAAAATTCTAAGTCTGTAGTTTTTTGAGTTTGTGCCTGCTTTTGAACGGTCTGCAAGCGCTGTGTAATGTACTGGACTTCCTGACGGTCGTTTGCATTCCACGCGATCGCACCCACTCGTGACAGTGCTTGTACCTCAGCTAGCTGTCCCAAAAAACGGCGCAACCGCAATTCTCGATTCCAGATTTCAAAAGCTGATATCTTGTCCCCTGCTGCCAGTTTAGCTGATGCTTGCTGGTTCAATTCCTCAAGAGCAGCCTCTAACGTTTGCCGTTCTTCAGGAGTTAGGGGTCGAGTATCCTTTGGCGAACGAGGACTTAGAGGATCTGGTGTAGTAATTTCTAGGGGATTGGGAGGAAATTTATCTGGTGGTTGCGGTTTTTTAGTAGCCGCAAATGTCAGCGAACTCGAGAAAAGTAACAATGTAGCAGTCGCTGTTATTGTAACACTTAAGCGCCGGGACATGACGGTTTTACCTTTAAGTAGGGGGTAGAGGGGGATAGGGGGATAGGAGGTAGGAAATGAGGTATTGATAGTACTTCTCCCTTGTCCCTCTTATACCCTGTGACTATCTGACGACAAAGAGCAAAAAATTCTCCTGAAAAACGAGTAACTCTAAGTTTTACAATACCTTTATGGGGTCTTGGCTTTCCTAATCCAAAATCCAAAATCCAAAATCTAAAATTACGATGACCAATTCTACAGATATTGCCACTTTAGCCCGTTTGATGGCAGCTGACTTCAGCAACCAAGAGCAAGCTTTTGAAAACCCGCCTTTTTTCGCCCATATTCGCGTGTGTATGCGCCCTCTCCCTTTATCTTTATTATCAGGTGTCGGTTTTTTTGTCGAGCAAGCATACGATTATCTACTTGATGTTCCCTATCGCCTGCGAGTATTGAATTTAATTCAAGCGGGCGACCATATTGAAATCGAGAACTACTGTGTTAAAGAAGAAAAAAACTTCTATGGCGCATCTCGGAATCTCGAACGCCTTAAAACCCTATCAGCAGATGATTTAGAAAAACTGCCCGGTTGTAACATGATTGTAGAATGGACAGGTCACAGCTTTCAAGGCAAGGTAGAACCGGGAAAAAATTGTATTGTTTATCGTAAAGGACAAAAAACTTACCTTGATAGTGATTTTGAAATAGACGAACATAAATTTATCAGTCGCGATCGCGGACGTGACCCAGAAACAGACGAGCACGTTTGGGGATCTGTCGCAGGACCATTTTATTTTGTTCGCTGGGCTAGCTTTGCAGACGAAGTCGCAATATAAGAGAGTCTCATAAGATCGTAAATTTAACTTCTTTCATGGCAATTCTCTTTAGTTTTTGAAATACCCTACGGGTATTTCAAAAATCAAATATAAGTCTTATATGCCAGCATTTACAAACTTTAAAAAAACTCAACCTAGTAGTCTGTCAACTTAAAATTGACGAGTGAAAAAAAACCACGATAGCGAAGCGTGCGTGCCAGCGCATAGACGCGAAGAGCACGAAGTCAGAGAAAAAGAAGAAGAATTTAAAAATTTCTCTACCCGGCAAAGTTGATGTGACTGTTTTTAAGGAATCTCTTTGAGAGTAAAATATTAACTATTAGTTTATAACCTAAAATTTTAAGTTTTAATATCCTGTTGCTGCCAAGTCCAGTTTGCAGGAAAAAGGAACTCTTTCAACCGAAGATTCCCAAGTTCCATCGGGATAAAGTTTCAACAAACGAAATCCAGGTGATTTTGGATCGAGAGAAAAGTTTGAACTCAAAGGCGCAAATTGTATGCAGGTTGAGGGAGTACCAAGATAATCAACAGCGTGGCGCTGACGGTGGAATTCTTGATGTATGTGACCGAATAAAACTAACTTGACTTGTGGATGGCGATCGATTAACGCAAAAAAATCTTGCGGATTTTGGAGGGTACTGCTATCGAGCCACTTTGAATCTACCTGAAAAGGTGGATGGTGTAAGGCTAATAGTGTGGGCTTATTACCTCCTATTGATAGCTGAAAATCCAACCAATGCAAACTTTTGGTTGAAAGATGACCGTGTACGCATCCCGGTACGGTTGAGTCAAGTAATATAAAATGCCATCCACCACGCTCAAAAGACTTCCGTCGGGAAACCAGCCTCAAATTGAGAACTTGTTCCATTGCGATCGCACTGTCATGATTTCCCGGTAACCAGTAAGTGGATATTTCCAACGGATGTAGCAGATTTTGTACCATTTCATAAGACTCAGGGCTACCGTCACCAGATAAATCTCCGGTTAACAGTAATAAATCAAGTTCGCAACGCAATTGTTTCAACCGCCCGATTACAGCTTGAAAAGACAGAGTCGTAGGAATTCCAAGTAATTGTTCGTTCTCATCTGCAAACAGGTGCAGGTCGGACATTTGTGCGATTGACAAAGGAAAAACTGGATTCATCTTTAGTGATAGCGATTTAAGCGTTTTAATATACGAATCTCTACGAAGATAACAAATTGTAACTAAAGTTGCTCTGTGTATTTGCAACATACATTTGTACTGTTTTGTAAAAAACAATACAGTAACTATTTTATGAGCTTTTTGCTACTGGTGTTGCTTTTCTATATATCCGTAAATTCCACAAATATAATATAATTTTTTACTAATTTATATTGCGAAGTCTTCCAACCTCTATAGTACTATAGTACTGAAAATTTTATAAATCATTTATAACGCCCATACGAGCGGTTACAGCTAGAAATAAAATGTCTTTAATACGGTTTTATTTGTAAAGCTCTCATAATAAATAATTCGTAACTCTTCCACTATGAATTACGAATTATCCGTTACTAATTTTCTAAGGTTTTTGAGTTGCGATCGCTAATTTTGCTCCCTCTATTTGCCGAACCTTATCCATCACACCCACAACTTGACCGTGAGTAACTCCTTCATCTGCATTAATCACAACCAACACCTGCTGTTGTGGCTGGACTTGTTGGCGGACCTCATTCTCCAACTGTTCCAAAAGAATTGGCTTCTTATCCAAAAATATCTGTCCCTGCTTATTGATTGTGACTGTCATTTGTGCGGGACGTTCTGTTTGTCCGGTAGCTGCTTTAGGTAAGTTTACTGGTAACCCTTCCGATCTAGTTAAAAACAGTGTTGACATAATAAAGAAAGTCAGAATGGCAAATATAACATCTATCATAGGAACGATATTAATTTGCGCTGGTAGATCGGGTTCATCTTGTAGACGCATAAGTCCTCTCTCCACGTTCATAGCGACGGCGGTATAGCAATTCTAATTCTCCACCGTACTCCTGAATTCGTGCAATTTCTCTTTGATAAAGACCTCGGAAAGTATTGGCAAATAGCAGTGTGAAAATAGCAACAATCAAGCCCGAAGCAGTAGAAACCAACGCTTCACTAATACCAGCCGTTACACCCGCAGTTCTTGAACCTCCCACATCACCAATATTGAGAGATGCAAAAGAAACAATAAGCCCCAACACAGTTCCCAAAAGCCCCAAAAGAGGAGCCAGAGAGATGATAGTCTCAAAGAGATTCTGAAAGCGCTTAAGTAGAGGAATCTCAGCTTGTGCTTCACTTTCTAGAGCCAAACGAAATTCCTCAGGAGTTGGTTCCTCCAACTCCAAAGCCGTGAGGAAAATGCGTGACATTGGTAAATCTGCATTTTTTCGCAGTTTATCAATTGCACCAACGACATTATTAAGACGGTAAAGGTTTAGAACTTCCCTTACCACAAGACTTTGACGGGTATTGACCTTTACCCAAAATCTTATCCTCTCAATAATTAAAGCCACTGCTAAAACAGAAAACGCCAGCAGGGGCCACATAACCAGACCACCTGCAGCAAACAAATTTTGAATTCCCATGTGCTATCTCTCAAGCCGCTAGATTTTGTCAGACTACCAGATTAGGGGATAAAACTGATAGAAGTTCTCAATATAAATTAAAAGAAATGACAATATATGTCAAACAAGTCTCAGTTATATAGTATGGAAATCATGATTTGCGATCGCAAATTTTGCTTAAAAGCTTTATGAATGCTCGATTATAAATGGATTTTTCTCGCTCTAACACGACCGATTATCTTTATTTCTTGATTGACTTTTGTGTCTAAATGTTTTAATCTTCCAGAGTTACTGATAATGGGTGGCAATAAACTATGAGCTTTTCTGGTACAGCTCTAGAGCACAGAGAGAAAGAATCAAGGGCTCTTAGGACTTTTCTAACTTTTAGTCTAGTTGGATCGTTAGGGCTGCATATCGGTGTCCTAGCTTCTGGTATAGCGAACCTCGTGATGAGAGCAAAGCAAATAGAAGACAAACCGATTGAATTGATCGTTCTCGATTCGCCCAAGCTTACTCCAGAGAAGATAAAACCACCAGAACCCCCAAAACAGGAAAAAGTAAAACCACCAGAACCCCCCAAACCGACTAGACTCCGGTTGAAGCCTCAAGCGCCTGTTGTGTCCAAGACAGTTAAAACACCACAAGGTGGTGGTGGTGGCAAAACTGCTGCACCCGCACCAAAAGCTCCTCCTGTTCCACAACCAGTCCCGCCTCAGCAAACAGTGGTAACTCCAGAAGAAAAGCCAATTCTTCCGCCTTTAAAAGATGAAATAAAACCGCAGCGCATACTGACACAAGTTAAGCCAAACTTAGAACCCCAACCAGAAGTTCCTTTACCTCCCAAACAGGAAGTTCCAGTTACAGAGCAGAAGACCGAAAATTTACAGCCCCCACTCAGACGTCCCAGAATTATTCCAGAAGTTGCTAAGAATACAGTACCTGCTCCAAGCGCACCCACTAACAGTCAAGATTCTTCCAATCTAACAAGACGTTTGAGAAGTACCGCAGGCACACCTGGAAGTACTGGAGAAGGTATCGGTGGTGGTAGTGGAGGTGGAATCGGTACGGGTACTGGAAGCGGTACGGGTACGGGTACTGGAAGTGGTACGGGTACGGGTACTGGAACACAAGTTGCAACAGGTCCAAGACCAGCCGTAACAAAATTTGATTTTGTTGATTGTATAAAATGCGATCTCAAATACCCAGAAAGAGCAGAACGGCGAGGTATCGAAGGTAAACCCGGTATCACTTTTGATGTCGATGAAAACGGCAATGTGATTAACATCAAACTCAGCCGTCCTAGCGGACACAAGGAACTAGATGAAGCGTTGGTGAGTCAAGCCAGAAAATTTAAATTAAACTCTGCTGCTGCAGGAAAGCAAAACGTACAGTTGATAGCAAATTTCACTAAGCCAGGAACGCGAGAAAATCGAGAAGCCCTCAAGCGTCAAAGAGAAAGGGAAGAACGCAGACGGCAACAACAAGCAGAAGCTGAGAAGAAACGCGAAGCCGAAGCGACAGCCGTAAATGGGACCGAGGCAACTCCCGGACGCAGAAGGCGGAGAATGATATCGGATTCTCCCGCCACCCCAACTTCTCCAGTTTTGCCTTCCCAACAGCCAGAAAGTCCGGTAACACCAACTTCTCCAGTCATACCCTCCCAACAACCTGAAAGCACAGTTCAGCCTCCAGAACAATCTCCTGCTAATCCAAGCCCAAGCAATTTGGAGCAAACCGCACCTAGTAATGAGAACGATTTACTCGATAGTTTGCGTCGTTCTCAAAAGCAACCTTAAGCAGTTTTCGAGACGTAAGTTTACCTATTTCCAATCTTTTAAAAGTCCTGGGCGAATGTAATTCGCGACTATACAAACGAAGTCTGCCTTCGCAGACTAAGAAAGAATCAAGGTTCTAAAACCCACGCAGGTGGTGAATCCAGCCCTGCAGGCGGTGAGACCAGTGCTGCAGGCGGGTTTCCCGCGCCCTGGCAACTGGCGAACCCGGAGGGGTTTTGCTTGTATAGCCGCGACTTACAGTCGCCAAGGCAAGTATAAATTATAACTCTCCAGCCCTCCTCTAATTGGCGCAGGCTAGCAGAAATAAACTATATTACCTTCTGCCTCCTGCCCTCTGCCTTCTACGAAATTCCCAACTTCTCTAACACGGGTTTTGTAGAAACGATGTGCTTTTGCAAACCCAGTTCTTTTGGACTTACCCCAACAGCTAAAGCAATTAACTGAGGCAAATGCAGAACGGGCAAACCTAACTTTTGCCCAGTAACCTTTTCCACCTCTGGTTGACGGGAATCTAGGTTAAGGTGACACAAAGGACAAGGTGTGACCATACAATCAGCACCAGCGTCTATGGCTTCTTGGATGTGATTTCCTGCCATTTTAAAAGATTGTTCGGTAGCATAACTAGCCAGCGGCCAACCACAACATTGGGTACGTCCCTTGTAGTATACTGGCGTAGCTTGTAGTACACGAAACAAGTTTTCCATGCCCTCTGGTTGGAAGGGGTCATCATAGGGCATTGACTTTTGAGCACGGAGCAGGTAACAGCCGTAAAAAGCAGCACACTTCAGTCCAGTTAACTTGTGAGTGACTCGTTTTTTTATTTCCTCTAAACCGTAATCTTTAATAAGAGCGTAAAGGAGATGTTTCACTTCTGTTGAACCACGATAGGGGGAACAGCCTTCTTTACAAAGAAAGCCATTCACTTGTTCAACGTATGCCGGATCTGTGCTTTGGCGCTCTTTTAAACGTTCGTCTACATGACCGATGACACCCTGGCAAGTACTGCAATGGGTTAATAGTGGTAGCTGTAATTCTTCTGCAAGAGCAATATTCCGGGCATTAACCGTATCTTCTAGCAGTTGAGAATCTTCCTTAAAGGTTCCTGACCCGCAGCAAGAAGCTTTTTTAAGTTCTATAAGTTCAATATCCAATGCCTTACTAAGGGCAACTGTAGACTGGTGAAGCTCGCGGCACGCTCCTTGAGCAACACATCCGGGATAGTAAGCGTATCTCAAAGTATAGGTTAGCATAGTATCTTGGTAACAAGGAGGGCTTTACCCTCGTCAATAATCCATAACTGTTTTATCATCGCTTTTAGTGTTGGTCGCAAATTTGTAGGTACATAGATAAAAAAATGCACATACTCAAACAAAATTTCGTAAGAATTACAAAACAGAGTTTTTTACGAGGTCTATGCGTCCACACTTTCCGATAATATAAATATGCTCAAAATCACATCCCCCAGAAGATCGGATTATAGCAACTCGTTGAGGAATTTTATCTATGAGTCAAACGGAAATTTTTGAAAAGGTCAAGAAAATCGTTGCGGATCAGCTGAGTGTTGAGGGCGATACCATTACACCACAATCCAATTTTGCCAACGATTTGGGCGCTGATTCCCTTGATACTGTTGAACTAGTCATGGCTTTGGAAGAAGAGTTCGATATCGAAATTCCAGACGAAGCTGCCGAAAAGATTACAACCGTTCAAGAGGCAGTGGACTACATCAACAACAAAGTTGCTGCATCCGCATAACAGTGGCTGGGGTTTGGGGATTGGTGATTGGTTGGCAGTTAGGGGGAAGTGGTTAGGAAAAAAATGACTAACAACTAACAATCCCAATCCCCATTGCCCCTTATCCCCATTGCCCCTTATCCCCAATCCTTTATCGCCGTTACCCGCATCAAGAGCCATCTAACTACTGACATGACTGATTTTATACGTAAACGCGTTGTTGTAACTGGTGTTGGCGCGATTACACCTATTGGTAATACACCAGCTGAGTATTGGGAAGGATTAATAACCGGACGCAACGGTATTGGTGCAATTACCCTGTTTGATGCGTCCCGTCATGATTGTCGCATTGCTGGGGAGATTAAGAATTTTGACCCCCATGAGTACATGGATCGCAAGGAAGCTAAGCGCATGGAGCGCTTTTCTCAATTGGGCGTAGCAGCTTCAAAACAGGCTCTTGCGGACGCAAAATTTGTTATCAATGACCTGAATGCAGAACAGGTAGGCATCATCATTGGTTCTGGCATTGGTGGTATCAAAGTAATGGAAGAACAGCAAACAATCTATCTGAACCGGGGTCCAGATCGCTGTAGCCCATTCATGGTTCCGATGATGATCGCTAATATGGCAGCAGGCTTGACAGCAATACACACGGGTGCTAAAGGACCAAACTCCTGTTCGGTCACCGCCTGTGCAGCCGGCTCAAATGCTATTGGCGATGCTTTTCGTTTGGTTCAAGGGGGATACGTCCAAGCCATGATATGTGGGGGATGTGAAGCCGCAGTTACACCCTTATCTATGGCAGGATTTGCCGCAGCTAGAACGCTTTCTACCCGCAATGATGACCCCTCTCGCGCTAGCCGTCCTTTTGATAAAGACCGCGATGGGTTTGTGATGGGTGAAGGTGCGGGCATTCTTATCTTAGAAGAACTACAGCACGCTTTA
It encodes the following:
- the fabF gene encoding beta-ketoacyl-ACP synthase II, with protein sequence MTDFIRKRVVVTGVGAITPIGNTPAEYWEGLITGRNGIGAITLFDASRHDCRIAGEIKNFDPHEYMDRKEAKRMERFSQLGVAASKQALADAKFVINDLNAEQVGIIIGSGIGGIKVMEEQQTIYLNRGPDRCSPFMVPMMIANMAAGLTAIHTGAKGPNSCSVTACAAGSNAIGDAFRLVQGGYVQAMICGGCEAAVTPLSMAGFAAARTLSTRNDDPSRASRPFDKDRDGFVMGEGAGILILEELQHALSRGARIYAEIVGYGMTCDAYHMTSPVPGGEGAARAIQLALKDGGLTPERVSYINAHGTSTPINDPTETAAIKRALGDHAYKIAVSSTKSMTGHLLGGSGGIEAVATVLAIANNRIPPTINLDNPDEGCDLDYVPNTSREANVEVALSNSFGFGGHNVTLAFKKYA